GGTTGTTAATCCAGGGAGTGGACGTACTGGGCGTTGGGGTCGCGGTGCTCGCCCTTGAGATCGGTGGTGCACTCGACGTCGCCGGTCACCCCTTTGAGGGTGTAGTGGAAGCCGATGGGCTCTTTCTTGTCGGCGCGCTCGGGGCAGACGAAGATGCCCTCCGGCGCGCCGAAGGCTATGAGCTCGCGGGCGTTGGGCCGGGTGTCATCGGAGGAAAGGAACCCGCCCGAGGGGCCGATCTTGTAGTTCGCCGTCGAGTTCACCCGCACGTCGTAGACCGTCCGGCCCTCGACGATTTTTCTCGTCACGACGAGGGTGAAGCCGGTCCCGGGGAGCGCGCCCTCCCCGGCGTAGGAATTGACGAAGAGCGAGGCGGAGTAGCCCGCCGCGATGAGCGTGGCGGCGTTGGGCACCGTGGCCGAATCCTCCAGCCCGCCGCCCACGGGGACGAAGGACGTGCGCTGGGAGGGATTGGCGGTGAGCCGGGCTGCGATGTACTCCTCGACGGCGGCCTGGATTTTATCGCGCTGGGCGCCGAGCTCGTCCTGCTTCTGGTTGACGAAGTCGGCGATCCAGCGGGAAATCGCCTCCTGGTGCTGGAGGCATATCATGGTGTTCTCATCGCGCCGGGTGTTCTCGATGCTGGGGATGGCGATCGAGGCGATGATTGTGACCACGGCGATGACGATCATCATGTCAACGAGAGTGAAGCCGCGCTGCACGGAAGCCTCCCGCGGGTGCCGACGCCGGGCCGGCGAGGGGTCGAAAGGAGCAGCTTGATAGGTGGGGCTATTATAAATAAAAACGGGGTAAAAAAGCAGCCCCCCCTCCGCAGGCCGCTGATTTCACATTCCCAGCCTCTACCCTCACCCCGGCCCGAGTTTCGAAGATTGCTCTGACGTAGGGGCCGACCTTCAGGTCGGCCCGCGGGCGACCGTGGACGGTCGCCCCTACGGGTCGTATTTGCATCGGATAGACGTAGGGCGGGAATTCCTATCCCCGCCGCGTGTTTACCCCTCACCCTAACCCTCCCCCCAAAGTGGGGAGGGGACCATCGCAACCCTCACCCGCGGGTTGCGTTGACGTAGGGGCGGGGCTCCGTCCCCGCCAGCGGGCCAACGATGTTGACGACCGACTCGAACGTAGGGCGGGGAACCGAGCGAAGCGAGCTATGCGAAGCAAATCCTTTCCCCGCCGCTTATGTGCTCCCGACCTCGACCCTCACCCCTACCCGTCGGCGCGCCGCTCCCTGGAAGGGAGAGGGAGAATGCAATTCTACCCGCCCACGAGACCCGGCATCTGGAAAATCGGCAGGTACATCGAGACGACCAGCCCGCCCACAACGATGCCGAGAATTATCATGAGCACCGGCTCCAGGAGCGCGGAGAGGTTGGCGACGGCGACCTCCACCTCGTCGTCGTAGAACTCCGCGACGCGGTTGAGCATCTCCTCGAGGCGCCCGGTGCGCTCGCCCACGGCGACCATGGCGACGACCATGGGCGGGAAGACGTCGGTCTCGGCGAGCGGC
The nucleotide sequence above comes from bacterium. Encoded proteins:
- a CDS encoding prepilin-type N-terminal cleavage/methylation domain-containing protein; this translates as MQRGFTLVDMMIVIAVVTIIASIAIPSIENTRRDENTMICLQHQEAISRWIADFVNQKQDELGAQRDKIQAAVEEYIAARLTANPSQRTSFVPVGGGLEDSATVPNAATLIAAGYSASLFVNSYAGEGALPGTGFTLVVTRKIVEGRTVYDVRVNSTANYKIGPSGGFLSSDDTRPNARELIAFGAPEGIFVCPERADKKEPIGFHYTLKGVTGDVECTTDLKGEHRDPNAQYVHSLD